Proteins from a single region of Pseudopedobacter saltans DSM 12145:
- a CDS encoding dihydroorotase, with amino-acid sequence MSKFLIKNATIVNEGKQFVGDVLIENDRIAKIATSIQDSSAVEINAEGKYLLPGCIDDQVHFREPGLTHKAEIYTEAKAAVAGGITSFMEMPNTVPNTLTQELLAEKYALGAQKSLANYSFYMGAGNDNLEEVLKTNPKDVCGVKVFMGSSTGNMLVDNEKTLNGIFGEVPMLIATHCEDEATIKHNLAVFKERYGDHITPEMHPMIRSAEACYISSSFAVDLAKRHNTRLHILHISTGKETNLFRNDISLAEKRITAEACIHHMWFNDKDYATKGNWIKWNPAVKTETDQNQILQALLDGRIDVVATDHAPHTIQEKEQTYLSAPSGGPLVQHALNAMLELYHQGKITLEQVVEKMAHNVAVCFQIADRGFIREGYKADLVLVDLNKDFTVERSNVLSKCGWSPFEGQRFNSIVTHTFVSGHLAYENGTFNESKKGERMLFNR; translated from the coding sequence ATGTCAAAATTCCTTATAAAAAATGCTACCATTGTCAACGAAGGAAAGCAGTTTGTTGGCGATGTTCTTATAGAAAATGATAGAATAGCTAAAATAGCGACATCTATACAAGATAGCTCTGCTGTAGAAATTAATGCAGAGGGCAAATACTTATTACCAGGCTGTATTGATGATCAGGTCCATTTTAGAGAACCTGGATTGACCCATAAAGCCGAAATATATACAGAAGCGAAAGCTGCTGTTGCAGGGGGTATCACTTCTTTTATGGAGATGCCTAACACGGTTCCGAATACATTAACACAGGAATTACTCGCAGAAAAATATGCTCTTGGAGCTCAGAAGTCGTTGGCTAACTACTCATTTTACATGGGGGCTGGCAACGATAATCTGGAAGAGGTTTTAAAGACCAATCCAAAAGACGTGTGCGGAGTAAAGGTTTTCATGGGTTCTTCGACAGGAAATATGCTGGTTGATAATGAGAAAACCCTGAACGGCATTTTTGGAGAGGTTCCGATGTTAATTGCTACGCATTGCGAAGACGAAGCTACTATAAAGCATAACCTGGCAGTTTTTAAAGAGAGATATGGAGATCATATCACTCCTGAGATGCACCCAATGATCAGGAGTGCAGAGGCTTGTTATATTTCCTCTTCTTTTGCGGTAGATTTAGCTAAAAGGCACAATACGAGATTGCATATTCTTCATATTTCGACAGGTAAGGAAACTAATTTGTTCAGGAATGACATTTCATTGGCTGAGAAAAGAATTACTGCAGAAGCTTGTATCCATCATATGTGGTTCAACGATAAGGATTATGCGACCAAAGGGAATTGGATAAAATGGAACCCTGCTGTAAAAACAGAAACCGATCAGAATCAAATACTACAAGCCTTACTAGATGGTAGAATTGATGTCGTAGCGACAGATCACGCACCGCATACTATTCAGGAAAAAGAACAAACTTATCTGTCTGCTCCTTCTGGTGGGCCTTTGGTTCAGCATGCATTAAATGCCATGTTAGAATTATATCATCAGGGAAAAATCACCTTGGAACAGGTAGTCGAAAAAATGGCTCATAACGTTGCGGTTTGTTTCCAGATTGCAGACAGAGGATTTATACGTGAGGGGTATAAAGCCGATTTAGTGTTAGTTGATTTAAACAAAGACTTTACGGTTGAAAGAAGTAATGTTCTATCTAAATGTGGATGGTCTCCGTTTGAAGGTCAAAGATTTAATTCTATAGTAACTCATACT